The DNA region GGCGGATCAGCCGCTGGCGCCCCGGTCACGAACTCGGCCGCCGAATAGTACTCTGCCGGGCCCTCCAGTGGGGCCCGGCGCATTCACATCGAAACGACTTTCAGGAGGATCATCATGGCGGGTTCAGGAGCCCCATCACTCGCGATCGAGGCAGAGGGCCTTCGCGTCGCCGTGCTCGCAGGCAGCTGGCACGAAGAAATCATGAACGGGCTTATCGAGGGAGCCTGCAGCACGTTGCAGAGCGCGGGCGCCGAGTTCGAGCTGCACCGCGTCGCCGGCGCCTTCGAGCTTCCGGTCGCCGCTCAGGCGGCCCTCGCCGGTGAGTTCGACGCGGTCGTGTGCCTCGGCGTCATCGTGCGCGGCGGAACCCCGCACTTCGACTACGTCTGCAACGCGGTGACCGACGGGCTCACCCGCGTTGCCCTCGACACGGGCAAGGCCGTTGGCTTTGGGGTGCTCACCGTCGATACCGACGAGCAGGCGTTCCAGCGCTCGGGGCTGCCCGGGTCGCAGGAGTCAAAGGGCCAGGAGGCCGCTGAGGCCGCACTCAACACGGCGCTGCTCGTGTCGCAGCTGCGCGGCTAGCGACGAGTCGCCATGGTCAGGTACTCGTCGCGCAACATGCCCATGAGTACCTGGTCGTGAAATGCCGAGCGGTGGTAGACCGCCGCTCGGCGCACGCCCTCTTCAACGAAGCCGAGCGAGGCGTAGAGCCCGCGGGCGCGAGTATTGAAGTGCCACACCTGCAACTCGACCTTGTTGACGCCCATCTCTTCAAAGGCGATGCGCAGCGCGGCGCGAACCGCGTCACGGCCGTGGCCGTTGCCCTGGTGTTCGGGGCCCACGATCACCGCGAGCGTGGCAATCATCGTGGGCGGGGTCACACCCCAGAGTGAAACGTGACCAACGAACTCTCCCTCGTGATTGATGAGCGAGTAGCCGCACGCCGAAGGTGTGTCGTTCTTGTTCCACATGCGAAACATCTCGGTGAGCGTGGCGTCATCGCCGACGGGCATACGGTCGGTTTGCATGATCGTCACCGACGGGTCACGCCACCACTCGCTGAGCTTCTCGGTGTCGCTCTCTCGAAACTGCCGAAGCCGCACGCTGCCCTCAACAAAGAGGCCGCCGGCCCACGCTTCAAGACCCTCACCGATTTCAGTCATTCGCTCAACCACCCTTCAGGCCGCAGCACACCGCGCAGCCGCCACTCGACACCGTCGTCCACCTGGCGCTGGGCGCCCGTGTTCTCTGTGCACACTAACACAGCATTCTGGCCCTCCGAGAGGCCCGCAATCGCGCATGATTCCCTGGGCCACGGAGCCGCACATCAGATCTATTGCAGGCAGATGGGGTAGCGTAGCGAGAGTGAACGACGCCCCCGATACAAGCAATGCCGCGCTGTCCACCGCTCCCCCAGCCGGGACCAAGAAACGCAGTTCGCGCCCCGGCCGAAAACGCGGTCGCGAAGGCGCCGCGCCCAAGGGCCCGAGAGCGACCCTTGGCGAACTTTTGCCGTATCTCTTTGAGCAGAAAGCGCTGCTCACCGTCATCATTGTGCTGAGCCTGCTCGGGGCGATCACCTCGCTCGCACAGCCGCTCATCGTTGGCCAGGTCATCACGCGGGTGGGCGATGCAGAGCCGCTCGGCTGGCTCATCTGGGGCATCGTCGTGCTCGTCCTCTTCTCGGCACTCTTCAACAGCACGCAGCACTACCTGCTGCAGCGCATGGGCGAGGGCGTTGTGCTCTCGAGCCGCCGAACGCTCATCGCCAAGATTTTGCACCTGCCCATTAGCGAGTTCGATCAGCGCCGCACGGGCGACCTCGTCTCACGCATCGGCTCTGACACGACCCTCCTGCGAGCGGTGCTCACTCAGGGGCTCGTCGAGGTCGTGGGCGGCGCCCTCATGTTTATCGGCGCGCTCATCGCGATGCTCATCATCGACCCGGTGCTCTTCGCGATCACCTTCGGGGTGCTGCTCGTTGCCCTGCTGCTCGTGCTGGCGCTCGGCTCACGCATCGGCCCCGCCGTTGCCCGTTCACAGGAGAAGGTGGGCGACCTCGCAGCGAGTGTGGATCGCGCGATCTCGTCGATCCGCACCATTCGCGCGGCCGGCGCGACCGAGCGCGAGGCAGCGACGATCACCGAGCAGGCCGAGTCGGCCTACGGCTACGGCCTCAAGGTCGCGCGCATCTCGGCGTTCATCGTTCCGGTCTCGTTTATCGCACTGCAGGTCTCGTTTCTCGCCGTGCTCGGCGCCGGTGGCTACCGCGTCGCGACGGGAACGCTCGAGATCTCGAGCCTCGTCGTGTTTCTCATTTTTCTCTTCATGCTCGTGCAGCCGCTCGGCCTCGCCTTCGGCGCGATCAATGCAGCAAACCAGGCGCTCGGCGCGCTCGGCCGCATTCAAGAGATCACGAGGCTCAGCACAGAGACCGAGCACGACGCCGAGATCGCGGCCGCGACGCCCGAGGGGCGCATCGTGCCGCTCGAGGTGCCAACGAGCGGCGACGTACCGGCGATCGCGCTCGACAACGTACACTTCACCTACCGCTCGGCCGCACCGTTCAGGCTCAGCGACGTGCCAGAGGGCTCAGGCCGGCGCGCAATGCGTGACTACGAGGCCGCACCGGCCGAGATCATCGAGACCCGCGTACTCAAGGGCGTGACTTTTGCGGTGCCGCGGGGCGCGCGCGTCGCGCTCGTGGGCCCGTCTGGCGCCGGCAAGTCGACCGTGCTCGGTCTCATCGAGCGCTTCTACGACCCCGACGAGGGCTCGCTGTCGCTGCACGGAACCGACCTTCGCGCGCTCGACCGCCAGGCCCTTCGCGCGCAGATCGGCTACGTCGAGCAAGACACCCCCATTCTCGCCGGAACCCTGCGAGACAACCTGCTCATCGGCGCACCCGACTCGAGCGACGCGGCCTGCACCCGGGTGCTCGAGGCCGTGAACCTCGGCACCGTTCTCACCCGCGACGGTTCGCAGGGGCTCGACACCCAGGTCGGCGAAGACGGCATCATGCTCTCGGGCGGCGAGAAGCAGCGCCTCGCGATCGCGCGCGCGCTGCTCACTGCCCCACCCATTCTGTTGCTCGACGAATCGACCGCATCGCTCGACGGCGTCAACGAGCGCCTCATGCGCGAGGCCCTCGACTCGGTCGCGACCGGGCGCACGCTCGTCGTGATCGCGCACCGGCTCTCGACCGTGGTTGACTCAGACCTCATCGTCGTGCTCGACGGCGGCGAGGTCATCGGCCAGGGCACGCATGCCGAGCTCGTCGAGCAGGTGCCCCTGTACCGTGAGCTCGCGCAGCACCAGCTGCTCGTGCCGGCCGACACCGACGCCTAGTTCGCCGGTTTCGGCGCGCGCCGCTTAGGCCCTCGCGACCGCCAGGGCTGTCTCAAGCATGCGGTTCGAGAAAGCCCACTCGTTGTCGTACCACCCGACCACCTTGACGTGGTTACCGGCCTGGCGCATGAGGCCCCCGTCGATCACGACCGAGTGCGGGTCGCCGACGATGTCAGACGAGACGAGCGGATCATGCGATACCGCCAAGATCCCGTCGAGCCTCCCCCGTTCAGCCTCAGCGTAGGCCGCGAGCAGCGCTTCAACACTCACCTCGCGCGAGACGTGCGCCGTGAGCTCGATGAGCGATCCGCTGGGAACGGGAACGCGGATCGCGTCTCCCGACAGCTTGCCTTCAAGCTCAGGAATCACCGCCCCGATCGCGCGGGCCGCCCCCGTCGAGGTTGGCACGATGTTGAGCCCGGCCGCGCGGGCGCGCCGCAGGTCGCTGTGTGGGCCGTCGACGAGCATCTGGTCGCCGGTGTAGGCGTGCACTGTCGTCATCATGCCCTGCTCGATCGTCGCGAGGTCGTGCAGCACGCGGGCGATCGGAGCGATGGCGTTCGTCGTGCACGAGCCGTTCGACACGATCGTCGCCTGCCCGCCCCGGAGCGTTTCGTCATTCACACCCATCACGATGGTCGCGTCGGCCCCCTTCGAGGGTGCGCTAACGAGCACGCGACGGGCACCAGCGCGCAGGTGGGCCCTCGAAGCCTCGGCCTTCGTGAAGCGACCCGTCGCTTCGAGCACGATATCGACCTCGAGCTCGCGCCACGGCAGGCGGGCAGGGTCGCGCTCGGCGTAGAGCGCAATCTCGTGCCCCTGAACGCTGAGCTTCTCGCCCGCTACGCTCACGGGGTGCCCGAGCTTTCCATAGACGCTGTCGGCGCGCAGCAGCCACGCGAGCGTCTCTGGCGGCATCAGGTCGTTGATCGCAACGATCTGGAGCTCACCCCTCAGGTCTTCGCGCTCGAGCCAGGCGCGCAGCATGCCCCGGCCGATTCTTCCAAACCCATTCATTGCAATGCGTACCATGACACTCCTTCGCAACGGCTTCGGCGCCGTTCACGACCTGCGAGCTGTCGCAAACCGCGCTCCCGCCACGTGCATGTGTTGTTCACCGGTTCTCTTCTGAGGCTACCCCTGACTGGCTCACATTTCACGCTTTTCTGGCACACCCACAGCCGCCCAAGCGGCGCGACCCCTGAGACGCTAAGATTGCAACGTGCTTCTTTCAGATCGTGACATCAAGGCAGAGCTCGCGTCTGGCCGCATCGCGCTCACTCCGAGCGACGTATCAATGGTGCAGCCCGCGAGCATCGACGTGCGCATCGACCGCTACTTCAGGCTGTTCAACAACCACAAGTACGCGGTGATCGACCCCTCGCAAGAGCAGCCCGAACTCACCCAGCTCGTCGAGGTCGACCCCAAGGAGGGGTTCATCCTGCATCCGGGCGAGTTCGTACTCGCCTCGACCTACGAGCAGGTCACCCTGCCCGACGATATTGCCGCGCGACTCGAGGGCAAGAGCTCACTCGGCCGCCTTGGCCTGCTCACCCACTCGACAGCGGGCTTCATCGACCCCGGCTTCGACGGCCACGTCACCCTCGAACTCTCGAACATGGCGACACTGCCCATTCGCCTCTGGCCCGGCATGAAGATCGGCCAGCTGTGCTTCTTCAAGCTCTCGTCAGAGGCCGAGAACCCGTACGGCGCCGGCGCTAC from Leucobacter sp. UCMA 4100 includes:
- the ribH gene encoding 6,7-dimethyl-8-ribityllumazine synthase, whose translation is MAGSGAPSLAIEAEGLRVAVLAGSWHEEIMNGLIEGACSTLQSAGAEFELHRVAGAFELPVAAQAALAGEFDAVVCLGVIVRGGTPHFDYVCNAVTDGLTRVALDTGKAVGFGVLTVDTDEQAFQRSGLPGSQESKGQEAAEAALNTALLVSQLRG
- a CDS encoding GNAT family N-acetyltransferase: MTEIGEGLEAWAGGLFVEGSVRLRQFRESDTEKLSEWWRDPSVTIMQTDRMPVGDDATLTEMFRMWNKNDTPSACGYSLINHEGEFVGHVSLWGVTPPTMIATLAVIVGPEHQGNGHGRDAVRAALRIAFEEMGVNKVELQVWHFNTRARGLYASLGFVEEGVRRAAVYHRSAFHDQVLMGMLRDEYLTMATRR
- a CDS encoding ABC transporter ATP-binding protein, which codes for MSTAPPAGTKKRSSRPGRKRGREGAAPKGPRATLGELLPYLFEQKALLTVIIVLSLLGAITSLAQPLIVGQVITRVGDAEPLGWLIWGIVVLVLFSALFNSTQHYLLQRMGEGVVLSSRRTLIAKILHLPISEFDQRRTGDLVSRIGSDTTLLRAVLTQGLVEVVGGALMFIGALIAMLIIDPVLFAITFGVLLVALLLVLALGSRIGPAVARSQEKVGDLAASVDRAISSIRTIRAAGATEREAATITEQAESAYGYGLKVARISAFIVPVSFIALQVSFLAVLGAGGYRVATGTLEISSLVVFLIFLFMLVQPLGLAFGAINAANQALGALGRIQEITRLSTETEHDAEIAAATPEGRIVPLEVPTSGDVPAIALDNVHFTYRSAAPFRLSDVPEGSGRRAMRDYEAAPAEIIETRVLKGVTFAVPRGARVALVGPSGAGKSTVLGLIERFYDPDEGSLSLHGTDLRALDRQALRAQIGYVEQDTPILAGTLRDNLLIGAPDSSDAACTRVLEAVNLGTVLTRDGSQGLDTQVGEDGIMLSGGEKQRLAIARALLTAPPILLLDESTASLDGVNERLMREALDSVATGRTLVVIAHRLSTVVDSDLIVVLDGGEVIGQGTHAELVEQVPLYRELAQHQLLVPADTDA
- the gap gene encoding type I glyceraldehyde-3-phosphate dehydrogenase, whose amino-acid sequence is MVRIAMNGFGRIGRGMLRAWLEREDLRGELQIVAINDLMPPETLAWLLRADSVYGKLGHPVSVAGEKLSVQGHEIALYAERDPARLPWRELEVDIVLEATGRFTKAEASRAHLRAGARRVLVSAPSKGADATIVMGVNDETLRGGQATIVSNGSCTTNAIAPIARVLHDLATIEQGMMTTVHAYTGDQMLVDGPHSDLRRARAAGLNIVPTSTGAARAIGAVIPELEGKLSGDAIRVPVPSGSLIELTAHVSREVSVEALLAAYAEAERGRLDGILAVSHDPLVSSDIVGDPHSVVIDGGLMRQAGNHVKVVGWYDNEWAFSNRMLETALAVARA
- the dcd gene encoding dCTP deaminase codes for the protein MLLSDRDIKAELASGRIALTPSDVSMVQPASIDVRIDRYFRLFNNHKYAVIDPSQEQPELTQLVEVDPKEGFILHPGEFVLASTYEQVTLPDDIAARLEGKSSLGRLGLLTHSTAGFIDPGFDGHVTLELSNMATLPIRLWPGMKIGQLCFFKLSSEAENPYGAGATHSRYLGQKGPTASRSYLNFHWTDVTVTDAGADGN